A section of the Maylandia zebra isolate NMK-2024a linkage group LG8, Mzebra_GT3a, whole genome shotgun sequence genome encodes:
- the LOC101466896 gene encoding receptor-type tyrosine-protein phosphatase H isoform X2, whose protein sequence is MKLLSLISDHLLLCVFLSLLWGTTDSNTTITSTVTTTVTAGQKSTAKTETSTRLRTNLLTDNVDRVDVTTQNENSITLTWNKVKNIPTYILQYGNITEDINKTEEGPIVHVVTSLTAGTNYIFTLFTTSDGLNSSGYRFSAVTAPRNAEEFEAVGQNETSITLEWKTVPNIDKYILAFNEREINISNSENEYRVLNLTSGTRYNVTLFTVFGNVRSSGVNCIAVTAPRNADDFKKNGQDETSINLGWKTVPNIDKYILAFNGSKINISNSEKEYRVLNLTSGTRYNFTLFTVFDNVRSSGVNCIAVTAPQSVNNVTVVHQNETSITLEWKTVPNINNYILVFNEREINISNSEKEYRVLNLTSGTRYTFTLFTVFGNVRSSGVNCIAVTAPRNADDFKKNGQDETSINLGWKTVPNIDKYILAFNGSKINISNSEKEYRVLNLTSGTRYNFTLFTVFDNVRSSGVNCIAVTAPQSVNNVTVVHQNETSITLEWKTVPNINNYILVFNEREINISNSEKEYRVLNLTSGTRYTFTLFTVFGNVRSSGVNCIAVTAPRNADDFKKNGQDETSITLEWKTVLNIDKYILAFNGSKINISNSENEYRVSDLTSGTRYNFTLFTVFGNVRSSGVNCIAVTDGAPKNVQNVTVTQNENSITLMWEKVNDMLTYILEYDSGSIVIGKNDMDGCTTSGASVTCVVSSLTAGTNYNFTLFTVFENVSSSGYNFSAPTVPPVVPWVSVTERFANSITLEWENMNKAWQYELQINGDVPSSVSDVSSDTIRKVVTSLQPGSQYDFSLTTVFAGLRSTPYTNFTVTAIDCASADWKVTNSSIKAKIEGLFSTATARNGSNVHISDGRENVSFTGLYPGATYNISLVYEKSSRVFLQCEHKLTILPPNLNAHCEYWAAGYSVLIKWTDPEGEWTNAEVNVTGKTHTVASPETEITINGFQPAKKYKVSVTSMSGVRSSEPHVFYCQTDPRGVIAGSVFGVLLFGLLVALVVLIFLKRPDIISRKKSSFIGGSKVSNTQSKSIPAAKFPDHFHQLSLDENRGFSEEYECLAPAGTDQTRKTAILPENKAKNRFNNVLPYDWCRVKLTTSDPDGISDYINANYMPGYSSNREYIATQGPLPSTVNDFWRMIWEQRVKRIVMVTNCIEGGRTRCEQYWPADSKSCLYGELLVTMRSEQQETNWTLREFNLKDRKTSEEQTVKHFHFTAWPDHGVPECTEILIQFRGLVRQHIEREGGKAPTVVHSSAGVGRTGTIISLDVLLQQLEKEQAVGINAFVHKMRLSRPYMVQTESQYIFLHQCIMDSLQPKDTNEENIYEDICENTYETPDSIYVNATALQELHRHNRSSEQQTSPTLC, encoded by the exons ATGAAGCTTTTATCCCTTATCTCAGACCACTTGTTGCTCTGTGTCTTCCTGAGTCTACTCTGg gGCACAACTGACTCCAATACAACAATCACATCAACAGTGACGACGACAGTGACAGCAGGACAGAAAAGtacagcaaaaacagaaacaagcaCAAGACTAAGAACCAATCTGCTGACAG ATAATGTTGACAGAGTGGATGTGACCACACAAAATGAGAACAGTATAACTCTGACCTGGAACAAGGTTAAGAACATCCCAACATACATCCTGCAATATGGTAATATAACAgaagatattaataaaactgaagaagGACCCATAGTACATGTGGTCACTTCTCTGACTGCTGGGACAAACTACATATTCACTCTCTTCACCACGTCTGATGGACTCAACAGCAGTGGATACAGATTCAGTGCTGTGACAG CTCCTCGTAATGCTGAAGAATTCGAGGCCGTTGGTCAAAATGAGACCAGCATAACTCTGGAGTGGAAAACAGTCCCCAACATCGACAAATACATTCTTGCATTTAATGAAAGAGAGATCAACATTAGTAATTCTGAAAACGAATACAGAGTGTTAAATTTGACCAGTGGAACCAGATACAATGTCACTCTCTTCACTGTGTTTGGAAAtgtcagaagcagtggagtaAACTGCATCGCAGTCACTG CTCCTCGTAATGCTGATGACTTTAAGAAAAATGGACAAGATGAGACCAGCATAAATCTGGGGTGGAAAACAGTCCCCAACATCGACAAATACATTCTTGCGTTTAATGGGAGCAAGATCAACATTAGTAATTCTGAAAAAGAATACAGAGTGTTAAATTTGACCAGTGGAACCAGATACAATTTCACTCTCTTCACTGTGTTTGATAAtgtcagaagcagtggagtaAACTGCATCGCAGTTACTG CTCCACAAAgtgttaataatgtgactgtggTGCATCAAAATGAGACCAGCATAACTCTGGAGTGGAAAACAGTCCCCAACATCAACAATTATATTCTTGTGTTTAATGAAAGAGAGATCAACATTAGTAATTCTGAAAAAGAATACAGAGTGTTAAATTTGACCAGTGGAACCAGATACACTTTCACTCTCTTCACTGTGTTTGGAAAtgtcagaagcagtggagtaAACTGCATCGCAGTCACTG CTCCTCGTAATGCTGATGACTTTAAGAAAAATGGACAAGATGAGACCAGCATAAATCTGGGGTGGAAAACAGTCCCCAACATCGACAAATACATTCTTGCGTTTAATGGGAGCAAGATCAACATTAGTAATTCTGAAAAAGAATACAGAGTGTTAAATTTGACCAGTGGAACCAGATACAATTTCACTCTCTTCACTGTGTTTGATAAtgtcagaagcagtggagtaAACTGCATCGCAGTTACTG CTCCACAAAgtgttaataatgtgactgtggTGCATCAAAATGAGACCAGCATAACTCTGGAGTGGAAAACAGTCCCCAACATCAACAATTATATTCTTGTGTTTAATGAAAGAGAGATCAACATTAGTAATTCTGAAAAAGAATACAGAGTGTTAAATTTGACCAGTGGAACCAGATACACTTTCACTCTCTTCACTGTGTTTGGAAAtgtcagaagcagtggagtaAACTGCATCGCAGTCACTG CTCCTCGTAATGCTGACGACTTTAAGAAAAATGGACAAGATGAGACCAGCATAACTCTGGAGTGGAAAACAGTCCTCAACATCGACAAATACATTCTTGCGTTTAATGGGAGCAAGATCAATATTAGTAATTCTGAAAACGAATACAGAGTGTCAGACTTGACCAGTGGAACCAGATACAATTTCACTCTCTTCACTGTGTTTGGAAAtgtcagaagcagtggagtaAACTGCATCGCAGTCACTGATGGTG CTCCAAAAAATGTCCAGAATGTGACTGTGACACAAAATGAGAACAGTATAACTCTGATGTGGGAGAAGGTTAACGACATGCTAACATACATCCTAGAATATGACAGCGGTAGTATTGTTATTGGCAAGAATGACATGGACGGATGCACGACATCAGGTGCATCAGTTACATGTGTGGTCTCTTCTCTGACTGCTGGGACAAACTACAATTTTACCCTCTTTactgtgtttgagaacgtcagcAGCTCTGGATACAACTTTAGTGCACCGACAG ttccACCAGTGGTGCCTTGGGTCAGTGTGACTGAACGATTTGCTAACAGCATAACTCTAGAGTGGGAGAACATGAATAAAGCCTGGCAATACGAGCTTCAAATCAATGGTGATGTGCCAAGTAGTGTGTCAGACGTCTCCTCAGATACAATCAGAAAAGTAGTGACATCTCTTCAGCCTGGATCACAGTATGATTTCAGCTTAACCACAGTGTTTGCTGGACTCAGGAGCACTCCTTATACGAATTTCACAGTAACAG CCATCGACTGTGCCAGTGCAGACTGGAAAGTTACCAACTCATCAATCAAAGCAAAGATTGAAGGCTTGTTTTCGACCGCAACGGCCCGTAATGGATCTAACGTTCATATCAGTGATGGACGTGAAAATGTGTCGTTTACTGGACTTTACCCTGGTGCCACCTATAACATCTCTCTTGTCTATGAAAAGTCTTCCAGAGTTTTCTTGCAGTGTGAACACAAATTAACAATTC TTCCTCCTAATCTAAATGCTCACTGTGAGTACTGGGCAGCTGGATACTCTGTTCTTATTAAATGGACAGACCCAGAGGGCGAGTGGACTAATGCGGAGGTGAATGTGACTGGAAAGACTCACACAGTAGCTAGTCCTGAAACTGAGATCACAATCAATGGATTCCAACCTGCCAAAAAATATAAAGTGTCTGTAACTTCAATGTCTGGGGTGAGGAGTTCTGAACCGCATGTGTTTTACTGCCAAACTGATCCAAGGG GAGTTATTGCAGGGTCCGTATTTGGTGTGCTTCTTTTTGGTCTCCTGGTTGCTCTGGTTGTCTTAATTTTCCTCAAAAGACCAGATATTATTAG CAGAAAGAAGTCTTCATTCATTGGTGGATCCAAAGTATCTAACACACAGAGCAA atctATTCCTGCTGCAAAGTTTCCGGACCACTTCCATCAGCTGAGTTTGGACGAGAACAGAGGCTTCAGCGAGGAATATGAG TGCCTCGCTCCTGCTGGAACAGACCAGACACGAAAGACTGCTATTCTACCTGAAAACAAAGCGAAGAATCGTTTCAATAACGTCTTGCCAT ATGACTGGTGTCGTGTGAAGCTAACTACATCAGATCCTGATGGAATTTCAGACTATATCAATGCCAATTACATGCCG GGCTACAGCAGTAACAGAGAGTACATTGCCACTCAGGGCCCTCTGCCCTCTACTGTTAATGATTTCTGGAGAATGATTTGGGAACAAAGAGTTAAGAGGATCGTTATGGTAACCAACTGCATTGAAGGAGGGCGG ACCAGGTGTGAACAATACTGGCCTGCAGACAGCAAGTCATGCCTTTATGGAGAGCTGTTGGTCACCATGAGATCTGAGCAACAGGAGACCAACTGGACGCTGAGAGAATTCAACCTGAAAGAT AGAAAAACCTCAGAAGAACAGACAGTTAAACATTTCCACTTTACTGCCTGGCCTGATCATGGAGTCCCAGAGTGCACAGAGATCCTGATCCAGTTCAGAGGACTGGTGAGACAGCACATAGAGAGAGAAGGGGGCAAAGCACCAACTGTGGTTCACTCCAG